CGCGTCGAAGTCGGTACGGCTCTTGGCGAGCGTTTCGAAATGCATGTCGGAGAAGCCCGGGCCGCTGAAGGCCGCCGAGCGGCCCGCATACACACCGGGCTCGTTCGCGATGAGGTGCAGCTTCGTCTGCATGGCCGGCATCGCATACACCTGGCTGCCCAGTTGCGGAATGAAGAACGAATTCATCAGCGACTCGGCGGTGAGGTTGAACTCAACGGGCGTATCGACAGGAATCGCGAGCTGGTTCACCGAAGCCACGCCGTAATCCGGGTAGATGAAGAGCCACTTCCAGTTGAGTGCGACCACGTCCACACGTACCGGCTTCGTTTGCGATTCGATCGGGCGGTACGGGTCGAGCGAGTGCGTGGTGCGCCAGATGAGCACGGCGAGGGTGAGCACGATCACGCAGGGAATCGTCCACACCACCACTTCGATGGCGGTGGAATGCGACCAGCGCGGCGCGTAGGTCGCGTTCGCGTTGGAAGCGCGATAGCGCCAGGCGAACCACAGCGTGAGCACGATCACGGGAATCACGACGAGCAGCATCAGACCGAGTGCGATCAGGATCAGATTCTTTTCCTGCACGCCGATATCGCCCTTCGGGGCGAGCAGCGCCATGTTGCAGCCGCTGAGCAGCACGAGCGGCCCGGCCACCGCGGCCAGGGCCGCGCGGCGCGCAAAGCGTGCAAGGAGCGGGGGATGTGATGAAGAAGGCGGGCCGGCCGTAGCGGCCCGCCCCGAGCGAGGGTCTGGATTGCGCATGTCTGGTTCCAAGGTTGACGTTCGCGCAAACCCATCCATACGTGCTCACTCTGCTGCCGCACGAGCAGCCTCGCAGGGCCGTCACAGAAGCCATACATAGCCTATATGTATGGATTTACGCGCTTCATGCACGCATGCTAGAGTAAGACATGACGCATACATCCGCGACACAATGACACACGACCAACCTACCGAAAGCGGCGGTGAGATCAATGTATGGGCCACGGCGATGCAGTCCGGCA
The nucleotide sequence above comes from Paraburkholderia flagellata. Encoded proteins:
- the cyoA gene encoding ubiquinol oxidase subunit II; translated protein: MRNPDPRSGRAATAGPPSSSHPPLLARFARRAALAAVAGPLVLLSGCNMALLAPKGDIGVQEKNLILIALGLMLLVVIPVIVLTLWFAWRYRASNANATYAPRWSHSTAIEVVVWTIPCVIVLTLAVLIWRTTHSLDPYRPIESQTKPVRVDVVALNWKWLFIYPDYGVASVNQLAIPVDTPVEFNLTAESLMNSFFIPQLGSQVYAMPAMQTKLHLIANEPGVYAGRSAAFSGPGFSDMHFETLAKSRTDFDAWIAQAKASPTMLSRAAYEQLARPGEKTPVTLYSNVAPGLFDGVVGKYMRDVHGNPICGTVPSAAPGTSAPALTLNRSATLAAE